In Lycium ferocissimum isolate CSIRO_LF1 chromosome 3, AGI_CSIRO_Lferr_CH_V1, whole genome shotgun sequence, the genomic window CCAAAGTCTGCAATTCCAAATACACATGAGTGACAGAAcagagaaaataataaaaacagaAAATAACCCTTGACCCTCTCAATACTTTATTATTCCACCaaacaactactactactacataCCATACACTTCCCTTCTTTACTAACACAAAACCACAAACTCCCTCAATCCAACATAACACGTTGTTCTCTaccgacactttcaagaactagagagagaaacacaaaaagaaaaaaaaaaattacatttaaGAGAGAGAAAGCTTGAGTTTTGGCCATGGATTCTCAGATCTATGGCGTTACCAATCTCTTTACCTTCAGTATCATACTGTTTTTCTCCATTACAAGTGCTacatttcaagaaaacccaaatgGGGCAACCttaaaatccacaaataatTCAACAACAGTACCACAAATCAATTCCAACTCCATTCTTGTTGCTCTTTTGGATTCTCACTACACTGAGTTATCTGAGCTTGTTGAAAAAGCACTTTTACTTCAAACACTTGAAGAAGCTGTTTCTAAACACAACATTACCATTTTTGCCCCTAAAAATGAAGCACTTGAACGTGATTTAGACCCTGAATTCAAGCGTTTCTTGCTTGAACCTGGAAATCTCAAGTCCTTACAAAATCTATTACTCTTTCACATGATACCCAAGCGCATTGTGTCCAAACACTGGCCAGCGCGTGTACACGCGACATTATGCAACGGAGACGAAAACAAAGTTCATATTGCAGAGAAGAATGGAGAGAAAATGATAAGCTCAGCTAAGATTATCAAACAAGATGATATTATCAAACCTGATGGAATTATTCACGGTATTGAACGTGTTTTGATACCCAAATCAGTTCAACAAGATTTCAACACACGGCGATCGCTCCGGTCAATCTCCGCTGTGCTGCCCGAAGGCGCACCAGAGGTTGACCCGAGAACTCACCGGTTGAAGAAACCCGCCCCCGTGCCAGCTGGCGCACCACCTGTGCTGCCAGTTTACGATGCATTGGCGCCGGGGCCATCTCTGGCCCCGGCCCCAGCACCTGGCCCGGGCGGACCCCACCATCATTTCGATGGTGAGAGTCAGGTTAAAGATTTTATTCAGACGCTCTTGCACTATGGTGGTTACAATGAATTAGCTGATATTCTAGTGAATTTAACTTCATTAGCAACAGAAATGGGGAAGTTAGTGTCAGAAGGGTATGTTTTAACTGTTCTGGCCCCCAATGATGAGGCTATGGCTAAGCTGACAACTGATCAGCTTAGCGAGCCAGGGGCGCCAGAACAGATAATGTATTACCATTTGATACCGGAGTATCAAACGGAAGAAAGTATGTATAATTCAGTGAGGAGATTTGGGAAAGTTAAGTATGATACATTGAGGTTACCACATAAAGTTGTGGCTGAAGAAGCTGATGGTTCGGTTAAATTCGGGGCAGGTGATGAAGGGTCAGCTTATTTGTTTGATCCTGATATTTATACTGATGGAAGGATCTCTGTACAAGGGATTGATGGTGTTTTGTTCCCTGTGGAGGAAATTAAGGTTGCTCCTGTAGCTGCCCCTGTTGCTAAGGTTGTTGCAAAGCCAAGAAGAGGTAAAGAAAATTCTCAACTTTTTTGCTGTTATCTAATTTTGGGGTTTTGATATGTCAGTGtaattttgtttctttaattgaATTCTTTTGATTGGTCAGCTATTATCAAGTTATTATCTTAGAAATTGTATAAACTGTGGATGGTTATGTCTGTATCATGTTTGATTATGGAGTTGTTGATTCTTGAAAATGGGAATCAACTGAGGTTTTTACGTTTTTAGTTGTAAAACCAGCAGTTTTTTAGGCAGTCTGcggattttttatttaaattgtgCTCTTTTGATGTTAAAAATTGAGTCTTTTGATGGATTTTGGTCTTTTCAAATTTTGCTCTTTGATGAATTCTGGTGATTATCACTAAGTTATACCtgatttttataattttacttGTGTAGGGAGTGTTAATTCTTTAAAAATGTCATTAAGGGTACTAAATGAGGTTTTTTacgttttcttttttcttatagaATTTACTCTTTTGATGCTAAAAATTGTGTCATTCGTATGAGTTGTGGTGATTTTCACAAAGTGCTGCTTGTTTTTTTAACTGATAAGTATTGAATTCTTGATTCTCAAAAACATAGCTGAAAATTGGGATAAAATGAGGTCTCTATCATtctgtttcttgaatttattacTAGGTTAGAAATTGTGTCTTTATTAGTATTTTTGGTGATCATGAAAATTGTGGAGTTTTGATGGTTGGTACAAAAGGACATGGCATTAGGCCTTTCTTGAGGCCACTTGGTTCCAGCTTTTTCCAGTGAATTACTTGCACTTAGAACCTAAGCTACGTATCTAACTTTTGCACATGATTCAACGGTTCATCTTTATTAAATTTCCTTAATGTTGTGGAAGTCTACAATTAAGCTGTATATGTAAGTTAAGATTTCATTGTTCATCATTTTTCTATTGATTAATTAGTTTCACAGGTAGTTGACATGGGAAGTAAGTATATGCATATTATGTAGACACTGCCAAAGTAGTTTTAGCATATAGTTGGTATAGAATCTGTCGGTGAGCtaaaatggggggggggggggtttggggtttgttctTTTCTTGATGTGACGATTATCCAAAAAATCATTCAATGGAGTAAGTTTTTAACTTTTAGTTTGGGAACTTTAGCAGTTGAATTATGAGAAAGGGTATTCTTGATCATGAGTCAGGTTAGGTAAAACCTATCTCGAGACTGGAATGATTATGATTGATTGAACACTTAATCACTAAGCCAAAACAGTTTTGGATATGATAAACCCTTAATCACTTAGGCATAATGGTTATGATTATTGTGTTTGACCCTTAATCACTAAGCCAAATCTTTACCAAAGTCTCGGTGGTAGAATTATCTGCACTTTTGCTTATGGAATGTTCTAAGTATCCAATAGAACAATCGAGGTGCGTGTAAGTTGATTCGGACACTACTGTTCAGATTTGTTAACATATCTATGGTGTGACTGTGTGGCATAATGCTAAAAGTCCATATCAGCACCAATGAAACATAGCTGTATACTCAATGATTATTCTTAACTTCAATGTAGAGACATCAAAACCACCAGCCTGTTTGTTGACTAACACTTAGCCCCACCTGctcttttattttatcttaAACTTTCATGATCAGCTGTCATCAATTGTTATCTCCTAGTTTAACATAATTTTATACAGTTGACATTAACATTCACTTCATTCCATCAATTTTCtaccttctttttttaatttaaaatgtactaaagttctaatctttttCCAACCTTCTTTACTTAATCAAGCTATTTTCCTTGTGAGTTGTCTAACATTTTTGCCAACATTTTCTTTGTGTCTTGCAGGAAagttgatggaagtagtatgtGGTACATTGGGGTCATATGCTTTTGCTAGTTGTCATTAAAATTTGTATACTGAGGAACTTCTGAAGAtaaagaattgaaagaaagaatggtgAGTGTCTCAAAATATGTGTATTATGTATTGTTAGTCtacttagaaaaaataattgggggccataaaaaaataaaataaaaaatattgacaACATTTTGCTGAATAAATGGCAGTTCTTAGGAGGGCTTTTGTTGATGGTGATCATAGcataaaaacataaaagggaaaaggaggAGAAAAGTGCTTGGCATTGAAGTAGAAAACAGACTCCAAAAAAGCAGAG contains:
- the LOC132049396 gene encoding fasciclin-like arabinogalactan protein 15: MDSQIYGVTNLFTFSIILFFSITSATFQENPNGATLKSTNNSTTVPQINSNSILVALLDSHYTELSELVEKALLLQTLEEAVSKHNITIFAPKNEALERDLDPEFKRFLLEPGNLKSLQNLLLFHMIPKRIVSKHWPARVHATLCNGDENKVHIAEKNGEKMISSAKIIKQDDIIKPDGIIHGIERVLIPKSVQQDFNTRRSLRSISAVLPEGAPEVDPRTHRLKKPAPVPAGAPPVLPVYDALAPGPSLAPAPAPGPGGPHHHFDGESQVKDFIQTLLHYGGYNELADILVNLTSLATEMGKLVSEGYVLTVLAPNDEAMAKLTTDQLSEPGAPEQIMYYHLIPEYQTEESMYNSVRRFGKVKYDTLRLPHKVVAEEADGSVKFGAGDEGSAYLFDPDIYTDGRISVQGIDGVLFPVEEIKVAPVAAPVAKVVAKPRRGKLMEVVCGTLGSYAFASCH